Sequence from the Bombus pyrosoma isolate SC7728 linkage group LG3, ASM1482585v1, whole genome shotgun sequence genome:
tatgaaaatattatgaatattataagttgaataaatattaaatatcaaatagtatattatacatacgaAATATCCACATTACATCGATTTACGCTTTCAAgatggaaatttatgaaagaaattaccGAATAACCAAAGTAAGCAAATGTGAATGGAATCTACAGAAGAAATGATCCGAGAGAAACGATCTGTagagtttaaaaatataccatGTATAAGCACCTTAGTGTTTAAAAGAggtgaatttataaatattgtaaggAACGATAGTCGATACTAAACAACAAGTTTGAACTGAATCATTCGAATAGATGACACATTATCGTTATCTAGTGATTCATCTTGTATTCGCAGTAACTAATCCATTACAATGCTGCAAGTACTTCTCCCAATTAAATATCCCAAATTCCCCAACGAACCAAACAATGACTTCACTCGAAGTCTGGGAGCGAATCAACCGCAAAAAGGAATACATCATCGCGCGGAGAGGACTAAGACGAATTGGGTGTCGAAATTTCACGCGACTCGAGTACTAATTAACCGTCCATAACTGGATTTCCCTTTGCTTATGAGAACAAAAACTCTGCTTCATTACGATTTCTTAATCTATCCTTTATCTCCGGTACTAGTAATCATATTTAAGAATTagcttaaataaattaatccaTCCGACGTAATTGGAATTTCAATTAGTCATAGCaagcatatgtatattttgaaagaaaaaattcctttgatttttaattgtcatagaaatttttttaaatttcctacttTTCActaatgtttcaatatttgatattttagcagcgaacaaattttctattaatatctCTATTCTGttactattttctattaaaactCATCTTTACCtgcaatttttctcaaattaacGAGTTTGTCACATTATTTGTCCAAACCGCTGAAATAATTCATGTACGGTTATACGCACAAGAATATATTCTCAGCTTCtgtactatacatataatacataaatctGTTCTCGCAATCCATCTACCTTGAATTCAAATAGAACGATAAGCGAGTAAAGCAAGATTTACACAATACTGATAGATAGCATTAAATAACCAATGCCAACAAACAACTCCAACGAATTCGACTAGACCTTATCATTGTTTAGTTACCCTTACACGTGTCAACTTATCGTGTCTCCGATAAAGATAACATACTCTGAGTGCGAGACTCCAACTTATAagataaccttatgtagtctCATCTTAAGAAACAAGATGATTATGTGAATAGTTTCTTGCACAGGTCGACGACAGGTAGCCACAGAGAACGGACGACATGGAAGCGACGATTTCGATTTATACTTGTTTATTTAACAGACTACGGGAAATTCGAAAATGCACATGCTGTGCGAAAAgaatacatgaaatataacaaaaggCTGAATCAAAAGATATTGgatacaccctgtatatttatCCATTTTTACTGAAAGCTGCATTgtattatacattaaaatggaaagaataaattcttattaagTTTCTATTCTACAGCTGAAAGACTTTATTgcaagaattttaattctgaGATTGTAAAGTTTATTGCATAAGTTTCTATTCTGGAATGCTAAATTTTGTCGTAAATTCCAtcgtacattttattctaaaattgaaCGCCATGGCTAAGCGGCAAATTTTTACGCGCTTAAGGGAAATTcgaaaatgcaaataatacAAACGATACGTAAAGACAGAATATATAGGCAAACGTATGGacagaaatatatcaaaaatataagatatataaaatatgcaattttctatcgatgttctatttctttaaaatgcCTTCAAAATGCATACGAATCCGCAGTGTAACCATCGTGCAAGTAGGAAGctgaatgaaaaaagagaaaatggaagaaaagggGGTGGTAGTACAGGAAGAGGATATCGCAGACGCGAAGAATAAAAGATGCAACGAGGAAAGTCGTGGTAGACAGAAAAAAAGGAGCGACGACGAGATAATTGTCGAAGGGGGACATTGGGAATGGAATTATCGAGAGGGCGGAGAAACAAGGAGAGGGatagagaaacagagaggcGAGAAGTGGGAAAAGAAAGGCGTGGAGAGGGGCAGATTTATCGGCAGAAAGGGGAGGAAATGGAGAACAGCAGGAGACGGAGAGTACGGAGAAACCGAAGAGATGAAGGGACTGGGAGACGTTCTTGGTAACGAAGCCAtggagaaacgaaatttgaaacgataaaTCGTGTAGGAGGGAGATAAAGGCAAACGAAAGGGGAAACCGTGAGAAACGGAATGTCCGAGCGAAAGATATAAAGAAGCTGTGAATAATATTATGGAGGAATAAAACACGTGGAATGTTTATAGATTGGAATGGAGAAAGATGACGAAAGAAATGTGAACGAAGAAGATCAAGATCAAGAATGAGACGAAAAATGTAGTAAGTACGtaacatgaaaaattatataacaaataacgaaaGACAAATAAGATAGCAAACATGAAACTGTTAGGttgtaacattaaatttccaaatgtataattataatcatattataataagacATTCAATTGTATCAACtgttaatatattctttaatttgatttaaatatgcgaaattatattataagtcTAGAAGAGTTAAAAATGGTGAGCTTCGTAGACagacaatgaaattttgctCTTTAATTCTGTCCTTGCGAATCCTCCTCTTtgtcgaatatttcaaaccGCTAAAAACTCTAGATATCAGTAAGAAGATGAAACTTCCACCTAAAGCACTATGGTTTACctgttaaaaatgatatatttgccTATGAGAGTTAAGTAAGTGGTAAAACTCGAGAGGCCAGTCGCAAGCCacgacgaaaaaagaaatacgttccaaaaataacgaaattggTGAAATTCTTACGCAACAACGCCTAAAAATACCAGTAGAAAGCAAAACGATTCGATCGGTGAACAGACGAAGGAACGAAAGATGacataaagaagaagagaagcacCGGAGGAGGGAaagaattttctcaaatttacgAAAGTCTAGAATGGTAGACGACAAAGTCTACGACAACTAAATACGACGACAAGCGTgccgataaataaataaataagaaattgcgGACAAAGTTTCAACGTAAAGGATCATATTTGCTCGTTAATcgtacgaaaaaaaaaaaaacaatgaaataagaaaaagatgacaagaatgaaaaagtaatTCAGCTCATCGAGGGTTAAAACTCGCAAGGACGCGAGACCGAAAAACAACTACCGTTgcaaaaataacgaaattggTGAAACTCTTACATAAAAACGCTAAAAAATAACAGTAGAAAGCAATAGTTCGATCGATAAAGAGGCGAAGGAACGAAAGATGacgagaagaggaagaggagcacggaggagggagagagagaacggCGACTGGGCGGATTTCGAATGCATCGCACGGATCGCTACGAAATCTCGGATTCTATTAACGGAGAAATTATAACGGATTGACGGACGCAGGGAATGGATGCACGGAACGGATGGACGGAGCCGCCTTGTTGTCCCGCGAAAGATTTCTCTTGAATCGTAAATACCGATCAGTCGCTTTACCGGTTAGGCCTCACGTTGCATGTTAAACCACTTCCCGGTGCATTCGCAAATTGTACCGCAGTGACATAGTGGAAAAACAAGGAGGAGGCAGTGGTTGGGGAGAAGAGGAAAAGTTTTACGCAAGATGGTCAAGGTGGAATACGTTGAGATTCTTCGTACGAGAAGAATGGAAGATTTAAGAGAGATTGCCGTCTGAGGCTGGTTGTTCCTTCGCCTTTTTCAAATGACAACAAGACTGCAACATAAAAATAGCAGAAAAAGTGTTAGATAGGGTCAGAGGTTAGGACTAACGCGTTCACCGCTACGATGGCCATCGATGAGCCACGTTATTAAATTGACGCATCGAAAGAAttggataaattaataaaattaagttttgGGAATTTAAACTGACTTATGATCTATGGATTTTATATTCCGTaagattttattgttattggaattattattattgttgtacTATTTACATTACTGAACATATTGCaacatttttagaattataaacatttccTAACACGTATGAGTTAATGAAAATGGTACACCTCAGTGTTGACTTTTTACGAAGCTTTTTAAAGACATCAAAAGAAATGATCAAGGCATGCAAGGACGTgcactttaattaaaagtaacgcAACCGTAATTATAGTCTGAAAGCAGAGTAAATGAAAAACTTTGACTCACCCTTTGTAGCGTGCGTTGATATTTCTGCAACTTCTTCTCGTCTCTAACCCTGCGAACGTTATTAGAAcattgttagaaattaattgtcgGAACATCAGtattgtgaaaatataaaatgcatcATTCCAAAAGTATATTGTATACGAATTATGATCCAAAAGAAACGACCAATGATCAATCAACTctttagaaaaaaaagttgAGAAACGTAGAGACTCGACAGACATCTGGCAAACATGAGATCAGTAATTTGGCGTGgcaaataacgataaatttaggagcagattttattttgttagaaaatgaaaattgtccAAGGTACACGTATTATAGAATCAGTAACTCTCAAATTCTCTCCTACCgctaaaagaatgaaaaaatatgagaaagaaatacatttcCTTTTCATCTCATTTGTTTTTCCAGGTTCAGAGAATCATGTGTTTggttaattacaattttgtaatcAAAAACTATCTTTGACAACAAAACAGACAAATCTATGACACTATCCCCAAGTTGATGCATATcacgataataaattaaaaagaagcatATTGTCTTCTGTGCAAGATATGACTAGGACATCTTTAAAAATCAATGACCAATCACAAGGAAATTTcgacgataataattttcatataatttacaaatgatTTATCAAGGTTAAAACATGGTATTGTTTAATTGTCATACAAGGTGTGTggtttatagaaaataattgcgCTTGTAGGAAGAGCACGTTTCGATATCCTTTCATCATGTATGAACAAAAAAGTTATGCAGCCTCGAAAAGAAACTATCATACTTGCGATAATAGAAACATCAACCCAGATGGTACTTACGAGATGAATACTGacagaaatttgtttgttttgtattctttctgtattatcttatattaaCCTTTTTCTATTAGAAATTACTACAGTTTATAAACATCCAGACGTTACTTATATCTgtgaatatataaaagacaAATTCTATTTTGCAACGTTATACAACGGTCGAAAGGATGTAAAAAGCACATCTAATATCCATTTCTTTACAATCGATGACGAGCTAATTTACAATAACTTTTACTACGATTTTGGCCCTTTAAACCTCGCCTGTTTATACAAGTAAGAATTTAAAATCCTTTTATACttccaaataatattttcatatgtcCCTCGAGTATTATCTTCTGATAGTGTCCACCATgtctgtaataatttataattatatgaaaaaaaaacaaaatttgaaataatagtttcatagaattattttttgtataattaagaaaattcgtatttaattatactgttatacaaattatacgatattatatagcctgtataattaaataaaaataattgaataaaaatccacaaattcacaaataattgtaataaggTTGAAAACATCGGAACTACTATCGAATCGTAATACTGTTAATAATGTTTTTTACAGATACTGCTGCAAAGTAAGTAAGAAGCTCGAGAGCCCAGGAAATGAGCATAGACAAATCGTGCACTATACATCACAACGAGATCACAAAAGGGCAAATTCCGCATATCTGGTTGCCTCTTACGCGGTATTATACCTGAACAAAAGTCCAAGAGAAGCTTACAACATTCTTTTTATGGGAGGTGAAATTCCTATAAAGCCATTTCGAGATGCCTCTATGGGATCAGCAATTTATAGTATTCATTTGTCAGGTGATAATTTAGCGTGGAAATTATAAactggaaaattaattctactaattgaaattaatcttatataatctattttataagaatagaTTGCTTGAACGCGCTTAAAAAAGCAGTTTCTTTcggtttttttaatttttgcgaCTTTGATGTGGTTGAGTATGAAAAGTACGAGGACATGAGAAACGGTGCCTTAAATTGGATGGTACCACAAAAGTTCCTGGCTTTCGTTGGTCCAAGTACGGAACCAGGCACACCTTATCATCCACCTGAGTGCTACATTGATTACTTTTTAAAGAATGAAGTCACAGCCGTGGTCAGATTGAATAAGAAAGCATACAGTGCATCGAGGTACAAATCTAATCTATAATCACAGAgttcttaataatttcaactgatgattttcaaaaattctataaGATTATCTAATTGTAGAAGAACtacattatttattgcaaatattgaCTATTTCCTAATCTTTAAGATTTATTACTCTATTAATActgaaagaattatatttcccTGAAACTCTCAGATATTATACGATTACATAATTTGTTATGACTCTAAGtttagaatgaaattaaagtgatgctttaaaaatagattcaCCGATGTAGGGATCACGCATTACGATATGTTCATGCCAGACGGCACGGTACCACCGAGAAGAATACTGAATGAATTTTTGCAACTAAGCGAAAATACCAGCGGTCCAATAGCAGTTCATTGCAAAGTTATTTGAagtttttaaacaattttctaatctatcttcaaattttatttaccatatgaatatttcatatttcaggCTGGATTAGGAAGGACAGGTTCATTAATTGCCGCAT
This genomic interval carries:
- the LOC122565763 gene encoding dual specificity protein phosphatase CDC14C-like, translated to MYEQKSYAASKRNYHTCDNRNINPDEITTVYKHPDVTYICEYIKDKFYFATLYNGRKDVKSTSNIHFFTIDDELIYNNFYYDFGPLNLACLYKYCCKVSKKLESPGNEHRQIVHYTSQRDHKRANSAYLVASYAVLYLNKSPREAYNILFMGGEIPIKPFRDASMGSAIYSIHLSDCLNALKKAVSFGFFNFCDFDVVEYEKYEDMRNGALNWMVPQKFLAFVGPSTEPGTPYHPPECYIDYFLKNEVTAVVRLNKKAYSASRFTDVGITHYDMFMPDGTVPPRRILNEFLQLSENTSGPIAVHCKAGLGRTGSLIAAYLIKHYKMTAREAIAWIRICRPGSVIGHQQAWLENIEKNLLNAGQQYKLKYYGDGDVILHHKRGIYSIANKLEKKIHYMPDGGCTEPNYDSLPIEKKGKTKFTRILGKLRNFRGTDDSERTPQKYRATDPYIMTQGDRLNEIKMNKFKSSRTSESRQKNCISHGLDVLKNARRRK